A single window of Persephonella sp. DNA harbors:
- a CDS encoding YbdK family carboxylate-amine ligase, whose translation MKGHKSPQETLNFKNSKPFTVGAELEVQLVNREDFSLSDSADIIFKNLPEDLKDIVQPEVLTSMVEIVSPVCEKPEEVVYYLRKALKEINQIGKDYGFIISALGTHTFARKEETHITAKERYLRLLKELQIVLRQFLIYGLHIHVGFPDKESAVRAYNLTINYLPVFLGISTSSPFFYGEFTGLHSYRTKIFEQLPRAGIPEYFKDFSQFEELFFILKDEGFIESIKDIWWDVRIHPDLGTVELRVCDSNPELDRIELLITLFQGISMLAQEIRVPEFYYQILKQNKWNATRHSIYGKFIDVNKTSTIKEKAFELLEDIQKKGIFEKLKIENRIEQLKNVLKKKPVSEKMILVYKKTNDIRILESLGFIEE comes from the coding sequence ATTAAAGGTCACAAGAGCCCACAGGAAACATTAAACTTTAAAAATTCTAAACCATTTACCGTAGGGGCAGAATTAGAGGTTCAGCTTGTAAATAGGGAAGATTTTTCTTTATCTGATAGTGCAGATATTATTTTTAAAAATCTGCCTGAGGATTTGAAAGATATAGTCCAACCTGAAGTTCTTACATCAATGGTCGAGATTGTTTCCCCTGTATGTGAAAAACCAGAAGAAGTTGTTTATTATCTTAGAAAAGCTCTTAAAGAGATAAATCAGATAGGTAAAGATTATGGTTTCATCATTTCTGCCCTTGGAACCCATACATTTGCCAGAAAAGAAGAAACCCATATCACAGCAAAGGAAAGGTATCTTAGGTTATTAAAAGAACTTCAGATAGTCCTTAGACAGTTTTTGATATATGGACTTCATATACATGTAGGCTTTCCAGACAAAGAAAGTGCAGTCAGAGCATACAACCTGACAATAAACTATCTACCTGTTTTTCTTGGAATATCAACAAGCTCCCCATTTTTCTATGGAGAATTTACAGGACTTCATTCATACAGGACAAAAATATTTGAACAGCTACCAAGAGCAGGTATTCCTGAATATTTTAAGGATTTTTCCCAGTTTGAAGAACTATTTTTCATTTTAAAAGATGAGGGTTTTATTGAAAGCATAAAGGATATATGGTGGGATGTCCGCATTCATCCAGACCTTGGGACTGTCGAGCTAAGGGTATGTGATTCAAATCCGGAACTTGACAGAATTGAACTGCTTATCACTCTTTTTCAGGGAATATCAATGCTGGCACAAGAAATAAGAGTTCCCGAATTTTATTATCAGATTTTAAAACAGAACAAATGGAATGCAACAAGACATTCAATCTATGGAAAATTCATAGATGTAAATAAGACATCAACCATAAAAGAAAAAGCTTTTGAACTACTTGAAGACATACAAAAGAAAGGAATATTTGAGAAACTAAAAATAGAAAACCGTATAGAACAGCTTAAAAACGTGTTGAAAAAGAAGCCTGTTTCTGAAAAAATGATACTGGTTTACAAAAAGACAAATGATATCAGAATACTGGAAAGTCTGGGTTTTATCGAAGAATGA
- the ggt gene encoding gamma-glutamyltransferase, whose product MKGVIAAGDRLTAEAGAEVLKKGGNAFDAAIAALLAAPLAEPALTSLGGGGFLLAIEKNSLPTIYDFFVDVPPRRAENPDFFPVYVDFGSTVQEFHIGCGSVAIPGMIAGIYQIYKEKASMPLTELIKPALKYATEGIYLSKMQASFVQLLEPIFTATEESRKIYAPNGKLIDENTLYKNPDYAEFLQRFAEEGAWLFYEGEIADRIDALCKKHNGLIRKEDLRRYTVAEKDPVYFRFRDYDIFINSPPSPGGVLIAFTLKLLEKEDLGDFGSIQHISKLIEAMHTTYLFRREHIDKNIHKTGIELIIEDENLIKTYHNFFKKRINLWGNTTHISIIDGYGNAVSTTTTNGEGSGYIIPETGIMLNNMLGEEDLNPEGFFKWPEYVRLPSMMSPTAVLKENQIKLILGSAGSNRIRSAIIQTILNNIVFNKNVKEAVELPRIHYENHVVFIEPGYSEEIIKKAEKIYETVVFQEKSLFFGGVQAVTGDFEGAGDPRRGGYVIKVD is encoded by the coding sequence ATGAAAGGTGTTATAGCAGCAGGAGATAGACTAACAGCCGAAGCAGGAGCTGAGGTTCTCAAAAAAGGTGGAAATGCTTTTGATGCAGCCATAGCGGCACTACTTGCAGCTCCTCTTGCAGAACCTGCACTTACAAGTTTAGGTGGTGGTGGTTTTCTCCTTGCAATCGAAAAAAATTCCCTTCCAACAATTTATGACTTTTTTGTTGATGTTCCTCCAAGAAGAGCAGAAAATCCGGATTTTTTCCCTGTTTATGTGGATTTTGGCTCTACTGTTCAGGAGTTTCATATAGGTTGTGGCTCTGTGGCTATCCCCGGTATGATTGCCGGTATATATCAGATATATAAAGAAAAAGCTTCAATGCCCCTTACAGAGCTTATAAAACCTGCATTAAAGTATGCAACCGAAGGAATTTATCTTTCAAAAATGCAGGCATCATTTGTCCAGCTCCTTGAACCTATTTTTACAGCAACAGAAGAATCAAGAAAAATCTATGCTCCCAATGGAAAGCTTATTGATGAAAACACTCTTTATAAAAATCCTGATTATGCAGAATTTTTACAAAGATTTGCAGAAGAGGGAGCATGGCTATTCTATGAAGGAGAAATAGCAGACCGGATAGACGCCCTATGCAAAAAACATAATGGATTAATCAGAAAAGAAGATTTACGCAGATATACCGTTGCAGAAAAAGACCCTGTTTATTTCAGGTTCAGGGATTATGACATTTTCATAAACTCTCCACCTTCTCCCGGAGGAGTATTAATAGCATTTACGCTGAAACTTCTTGAAAAAGAGGATTTAGGAGATTTTGGAAGCATACAGCATATATCAAAACTTATTGAAGCAATGCATACTACATATCTGTTTAGAAGGGAACACATTGACAAAAATATACATAAAACCGGCATAGAACTAATCATAGAGGACGAAAATCTGATCAAAACTTATCACAACTTTTTCAAAAAAAGGATTAATCTGTGGGGAAATACAACCCATATATCTATAATTGATGGATATGGAAACGCAGTTAGCACAACTACAACTAACGGGGAAGGTTCAGGGTATATAATCCCAGAAACAGGGATAATGCTAAATAATATGCTTGGAGAAGAAGACCTTAATCCTGAAGGATTTTTCAAATGGCCTGAGTATGTCCGACTTCCATCTATGATGTCCCCAACTGCAGTTTTAAAGGAAAACCAGATAAAACTAATTTTAGGAAGTGCAGGAAGTAACAGAATTAGGAGTGCCATTATACAAACTATTTTGAATAACATAGTTTTTAATAAAAATGTAAAAGAAGCGGTAGAACTACCAAGAATACATTATGAAAACCATGTGGTTTTTATTGAGCCTGGATATTCTGAAGAAATCATTAAAAAGGCAGAAAAAATATATGAAACAGTAGTGTTTCAAGAAAAAAGCCTTTTTTTCGGTGGTGTTCAGGCTGTTACAGGTGATTTTGAGGGGGCAGGAGACCCCCGTAGAGGCGGATACGTTATAAAAGTAGATTAA
- the ftsY gene encoding signal recognition particle-docking protein FtsY codes for MFKSMFDRLKSGLEKTKKQFVDTFSSISFGRKIDEELFEDIEMVLLKADVGVKETEEILDFLRKESKKRRLKDGEELKELLKEKLYEILKECEKPLNLGNEKPAVILFLGINGSGKTTTVGKLAAQFVKEGKSVVLAAADTFRAAAIDQLEVWAERAGARIVKHSPGADPAAVVYDAVNSAKSRGDDIVLIDTAGRLHTKDHLIKELQKIKRTIQKLMPNQPVETILVLDGTIGQNSINQAKVFKEATDITGIVITKLDGTAKGGAIIPICKELKIPIKFIGVGEGIEDLQPFDAKAFVDALFD; via the coding sequence ATGTTCAAGTCTATGTTTGACAGATTAAAATCCGGCCTTGAAAAAACTAAAAAACAATTTGTTGATACTTTTAGCAGCATATCTTTTGGTAGAAAAATAGATGAGGAACTTTTTGAAGATATTGAGATGGTTCTTCTTAAGGCAGATGTTGGAGTAAAGGAAACAGAGGAAATTCTAGATTTTTTAAGAAAAGAAAGCAAAAAAAGAAGATTAAAGGACGGAGAAGAGCTTAAAGAACTTCTTAAGGAAAAGCTTTACGAGATTTTAAAAGAATGTGAAAAACCTCTAAACCTTGGAAATGAGAAACCTGCTGTGATTTTGTTCCTGGGTATAAACGGCAGCGGTAAAACAACCACCGTTGGAAAGTTAGCAGCCCAGTTTGTGAAAGAAGGTAAGTCTGTTGTTCTTGCCGCAGCAGATACATTCAGGGCAGCAGCCATAGACCAGCTTGAAGTATGGGCAGAAAGGGCAGGGGCAAGAATTGTTAAACATTCTCCGGGAGCTGACCCTGCAGCTGTTGTGTATGATGCTGTAAATTCAGCTAAAAGCAGAGGTGACGATATTGTTCTAATTGATACTGCAGGTAGATTGCACACAAAAGACCATCTTATAAAGGAACTCCAAAAAATAAAAAGGACAATACAAAAACTTATGCCAAATCAACCTGTTGAAACTATACTTGTTCTTGATGGAACAATAGGACAGAACTCAATAAATCAGGCCAAAGTCTTCAAAGAAGCAACAGATATAACAGGAATAGTAATTACAAAATTAGATGGAACGGCAAAAGGCGGGGCAATTATACCAATATGTAAAGAGCTTAAAATTCCTATTAAGTTTATAGGTGTTGGTGAAGGAATAGAAGACCTACAGCCGTTTGATGCAAAGGCTTTTGTTGATGCCCTGTTTGATTAA
- a CDS encoding OmpA family protein, with protein sequence MIKKITGTVVIAGLLISGCATKKSSDTNLFQKNINQEIQALNQEIEKLYKLHVKECAPEEIGKAEAYIDAIDGLAYIDPDTGQIVKTQIKTIDKILYKNKAQKYVALARNKVYSDVDGDGIPCYQEIEQGTNPFEAENKKVSQQTTEKPKKLPEIKAGYRPLKLHARIHFDFDKYTIKKDYLPYLNVITRYLKAHDELKIKIVGYTDSIGSKAYNDRLARKRAEAIKRYLVKHGISPERIEIIGKGKEDYLFDNKTPLNRFTNRRAEFFVMEPTQ encoded by the coding sequence ATGATTAAGAAAATTACCGGAACAGTTGTAATAGCAGGATTATTAATATCTGGTTGTGCCACTAAGAAATCCAGCGATACAAATCTTTTTCAAAAAAATATAAATCAAGAAATTCAAGCACTCAATCAAGAAATTGAAAAATTATACAAACTTCATGTAAAAGAGTGTGCTCCTGAAGAAATTGGAAAGGCAGAGGCTTATATTGATGCTATAGATGGTCTTGCATACATTGACCCAGATACAGGACAGATAGTAAAAACCCAAATAAAGACAATAGACAAAATTCTGTATAAAAATAAAGCTCAAAAGTATGTAGCCCTTGCAAGAAATAAGGTTTACAGTGATGTAGATGGTGATGGTATTCCTTGTTATCAAGAGATAGAACAGGGGACTAATCCATTTGAAGCGGAAAACAAAAAAGTATCACAACAGACAACTGAAAAACCGAAAAAACTCCCTGAAATTAAAGCCGGCTATAGACCTTTAAAACTCCATGCAAGAATTCACTTTGATTTTGATAAATACACAATCAAAAAAGATTACCTCCCATATCTGAATGTTATTACCAGATATCTAAAAGCCCACGATGAACTCAAAATTAAAATTGTTGGCTACACAGACAGTATAGGAAGTAAAGCTTACAATGACAGGCTTGCAAGAAAAAGAGCAGAAGCAATTAAAAGATATCTTGTGAAACACGGAATATCCCCTGAAAGAATTGAAATCATAGGGAAAGGTAAAGAAGATTATCTGTTTGACAATAAAACTCCTCTGAACAGATTTACAAACAGAAGAGCTGAATTTTTCGTAATGGAACCTACCCAATAA
- a CDS encoding metal-binding protein has translation MAAGRTHDLINLSVLPVAVYYLQPDSPLGFIGGYFIGTFFLSPDNDIFHSKPNKRWKTFRFLWYPYTKLFSHRGISHIPVLGMLTKLLYLTVIFSIISAIILIPIYFYRPDLFSQVDINPRIIKGYLLHPFTVSFFFGLILSEIVHIITDIIYSAMKKLKVL, from the coding sequence GTGGCTGCAGGGAGAACGCACGATTTAATAAATCTGTCTGTTCTTCCTGTGGCTGTTTATTATCTTCAGCCTGACAGTCCACTGGGTTTTATAGGTGGATACTTTATAGGAACTTTTTTCCTATCCCCTGATAACGATATTTTCCACTCAAAACCTAACAAACGCTGGAAAACTTTTAGATTTCTCTGGTATCCATACACAAAGCTTTTCTCCCATAGGGGAATATCCCATATTCCTGTTCTGGGAATGCTAACTAAATTGTTATATCTTACTGTTATATTTTCTATAATATCTGCAATTATCCTTATACCTATTTATTTTTACAGACCTGATTTATTTTCACAGGTTGATATAAATCCCCGAATAATAAAAGGATACCTTTTACATCCTTTCACAGTTTCTTTCTTTTTTGGTCTTATACTATCAGAGATAGTTCATATAATTACTGATATCATATATTCAGCAATGAAAAAATTGAAGGTGCTATAG
- a CDS encoding site-2 protease family protein, which yields MNFKSIPLFKVFGIQVNLDFSWFIVFFLITFTLAEAFYPYYYPGHSFLVYLFVGAISAILLFASVLLHELSHSIVAIKHGIPVREIDLFIFGGVAMIEEEAPSPKVEFLVAIAGPLCSFALAFLFFILAYFYPQNDLLNGIINYLMYVNLALGLFNLVPAFPLDGGRILRSIIWAKKDIITATKVSSWTGTMFAYFLMLLGLLSLIQGSFINALWYGFLGLFLKNAAKVSFEQTKLSVILSQYKVEQFMHTIKPVLPDETISEFMLHHYPMYNTRIFPVIGKDGKIYVVDIFDIKSIPQTQWDTIKVADIAKPLVAYVSPYDTLMKALKLMNRYQLNELPVIYGNTVLGIIKRDVIESLLERYMLQEKFGR from the coding sequence ATGAATTTTAAATCAATTCCGCTGTTTAAAGTTTTCGGCATTCAGGTAAACCTTGATTTTAGCTGGTTTATTGTATTTTTCTTAATTACATTTACTCTGGCAGAAGCTTTTTATCCTTATTATTATCCTGGGCACAGCTTTCTGGTCTATTTATTTGTAGGTGCCATATCTGCAATACTGCTATTTGCTTCTGTTCTGCTACATGAGTTATCCCATTCAATTGTGGCAATAAAGCATGGTATTCCTGTAAGAGAGATAGACCTTTTTATATTCGGTGGAGTGGCTATGATAGAAGAAGAAGCCCCTTCTCCGAAAGTAGAATTTTTGGTTGCCATTGCAGGTCCTCTATGTAGCTTTGCACTGGCATTTTTATTTTTTATACTGGCTTATTTTTACCCTCAAAATGACTTACTAAACGGGATAATAAACTATCTTATGTATGTTAATCTTGCCCTTGGTCTATTTAACCTTGTTCCTGCTTTTCCACTGGATGGAGGGAGAATTCTAAGGTCAATAATCTGGGCTAAAAAAGATATTATTACAGCTACTAAGGTAAGCAGCTGGACAGGGACAATGTTTGCTTATTTCCTCATGCTTCTGGGACTGTTATCCTTAATACAAGGAAGTTTTATTAATGCCTTGTGGTATGGATTTTTAGGACTATTTTTGAAAAATGCTGCCAAGGTAAGTTTTGAACAGACTAAACTATCTGTAATTCTCTCACAATACAAAGTCGAACAATTTATGCATACTATAAAGCCCGTCTTACCGGATGAAACCATATCGGAGTTTATGCTTCACCATTATCCTATGTATAACACAAGAATATTTCCGGTTATTGGGAAAGATGGGAAAATTTATGTTGTGGATATTTTTGATATTAAATCTATTCCACAAACCCAGTGGGATACAATTAAGGTGGCTGATATAGCAAAACCACTTGTAGCCTACGTAAGCCCTTACGATACGTTAATGAAAGCCTTAAAATTAATGAATAGATACCAGCTTAATGAACTACCTGTGATTTATGGAAATACAGTTTTGGGAATAATAAAACGGGATGTTATAGAAAGTTTATTAGAAAGATATATGTTACAGGAAAAATTTGGAAGGTGA
- a CDS encoding CinA family nicotinamide mononucleotide deamidase-related protein, translated as MRIFILITGSEFTYGLKQEKNSLFIAKEALKRGADVVGTAIAPDDIYTIQYFLKMGLDKSDVVIVSGGLGPTEDDVTREAVSEAIGVPLIYDEQWLKRIKETLKQQGREITDDIKKMARLPYGAKKIENPVGKALGFIKVLDDVQKAVVCVPGVPSEMKPMVLKAFELLGLNETKGFIHLFRTFGKPEAEINYMLKDIENLVLNSSPKGVDIYVVEKESFFLENKVKVIRERLGELIYTEEEKEMEEVVGNLLKEKSKTISTAESSTGGLIAARIVNVSGASEYFMGSIVSYSNQVKINQLGVNKKDIEKYGAVSETVGRQMVEGIKKLLKTDIALSDTGIAGPTGGTPEKPVGLHYVGYSDENKTEVHRVVFKGERNDVRLAVSQFALNLVRLNLR; from the coding sequence ATGAGAATATTTATTCTTATAACTGGCTCCGAGTTTACATATGGTCTAAAACAGGAAAAAAATTCTCTTTTTATAGCAAAAGAAGCCCTTAAAAGAGGTGCAGATGTTGTTGGAACAGCAATAGCCCCTGATGATATCTATACAATCCAATATTTTCTAAAAATGGGGCTGGACAAATCTGATGTGGTAATTGTATCAGGGGGACTAGGACCCACTGAAGATGATGTAACCCGGGAAGCTGTATCAGAAGCCATCGGAGTTCCTCTTATATATGATGAACAGTGGCTAAAAAGGATCAAAGAAACACTTAAACAGCAAGGTAGGGAAATTACAGATGATATTAAGAAAATGGCAAGGCTCCCTTATGGCGCTAAAAAAATAGAAAATCCGGTAGGAAAAGCCCTTGGATTTATAAAAGTCCTTGATGATGTCCAAAAGGCTGTTGTATGTGTTCCAGGTGTCCCTTCAGAAATGAAGCCAATGGTTTTAAAAGCCTTTGAATTACTTGGTTTAAATGAAACTAAAGGATTTATTCATCTGTTCAGAACATTTGGCAAGCCTGAAGCAGAAATTAATTATATGCTGAAGGATATAGAAAATCTTGTTTTAAATAGTTCACCTAAAGGTGTTGATATATACGTTGTAGAAAAAGAAAGCTTTTTTCTTGAAAACAAAGTAAAAGTAATCAGAGAAAGACTTGGAGAATTAATTTATACAGAAGAAGAAAAGGAAATGGAAGAAGTTGTGGGGAATTTACTCAAGGAAAAAAGTAAAACCATCTCCACTGCAGAGTCTTCAACAGGAGGATTAATAGCTGCCAGAATAGTAAATGTCTCCGGTGCTTCTGAATATTTTATGGGTAGTATTGTTTCTTACTCAAATCAAGTAAAGATTAATCAACTTGGAGTAAACAAAAAAGATATTGAAAAATACGGTGCTGTTAGCGAAACCGTTGGCAGACAGATGGTTGAAGGGATAAAAAAACTTCTTAAAACAGATATAGCTTTATCTGACACAGGAATTGCAGGTCCAACAGGTGGAACACCTGAAAAACCGGTAGGTTTACATTATGTAGGTTATTCAGATGAAAATAAAACGGAAGTTCATAGGGTAGTATTTAAAGGAGAAAGAAATGATGTTCGCCTTGCTGTATCCCAGTTTGCACTAAACCTTGTCCGGTTAAACCTCAGGTAG
- a CDS encoding diguanylate cyclase translates to MEAKIKKSVLIYISIFLILSIAIFFLFSQKKEQNKQIYLNQKIVKAAAEFKATLNGYKMVIDFVQKRYFNDENFLRLLYSIENAQSVQKEKLRKILLDRYESLYKDMQKYGIKFIQIRLPDGTVFLRFHRPEKFGDSQKKSKKIDIIFAKEKKEKFTGGFKFPYELYYKDKFLGTVEIILPYEALKDELRKIFKGEYIFLIYKDVLFSVLSKEIRKTYIQSEFDKNFYYESSDLKSYVIPPEIFAQINLSLKEKIKNRLEKFSNFAVDIKINGNYYVVSFIVIKNITGKKVGYLVYYEKDNTISIFNEAFIIMYASVELSILAVFALLINIIKRSEKFKTLSETDALTGIYNKGKFNHLLENELKKVKRYNRPLGLIIFDIDHFKKINDTYGHQVGDYVLKTIAKIVKENIRDTDIFARWGGEEFVIIAPETDISGTRILAEKLRKKIEEYNFDKVGKVTSSFGVTEATPEDTPDSIVQRADQALYLAKEKGRNRVEVILPEV, encoded by the coding sequence ATGGAAGCCAAAATAAAAAAATCGGTGCTTATATATATATCAATTTTTCTTATTTTGTCTATAGCTATCTTTTTTCTTTTTTCTCAGAAAAAGGAACAAAATAAGCAGATTTATTTAAATCAAAAAATTGTAAAAGCAGCTGCCGAATTCAAAGCTACTCTTAATGGTTACAAAATGGTTATAGATTTTGTTCAAAAAAGATATTTTAATGATGAAAATTTCCTGAGACTTTTGTATTCAATTGAAAATGCCCAATCAGTTCAAAAGGAAAAATTAAGAAAGATATTATTAGACAGATATGAAAGCCTATACAAAGATATGCAGAAGTATGGGATAAAGTTCATCCAGATTAGATTGCCTGATGGAACTGTTTTTTTAAGATTTCATAGACCAGAAAAATTTGGAGATTCCCAGAAAAAGAGCAAAAAAATAGATATTATTTTTGCAAAAGAAAAAAAAGAAAAGTTTACAGGAGGTTTTAAATTTCCTTATGAACTTTACTACAAAGATAAGTTTTTAGGAACAGTTGAGATTATTCTCCCTTATGAAGCCTTAAAAGATGAACTTAGAAAAATATTTAAAGGAGAATATATATTTCTTATTTACAAAGATGTCTTATTTAGTGTTTTATCAAAGGAAATTAGAAAAACATATATCCAAAGTGAGTTTGATAAAAATTTCTACTACGAATCTTCTGATTTAAAAAGTTATGTAATACCTCCTGAAATATTTGCTCAGATTAATCTATCTCTGAAGGAAAAAATAAAAAATAGGCTTGAAAAGTTTTCTAACTTTGCTGTTGATATAAAAATAAATGGAAATTACTATGTAGTTTCTTTTATCGTAATTAAAAATATCACCGGAAAAAAAGTTGGTTATCTGGTTTATTATGAAAAAGACAATACTATTTCCATATTTAACGAAGCATTTATCATAATGTATGCTTCTGTAGAACTGTCTATTTTAGCTGTGTTTGCACTATTAATAAATATAATCAAAAGAAGTGAGAAATTTAAAACACTTTCTGAAACAGATGCTTTAACAGGAATATACAACAAAGGTAAATTTAACCATTTACTTGAAAATGAACTGAAGAAAGTTAAAAGATATAACCGCCCCCTTGGACTTATAATATTTGATATAGACCATTTCAAGAAAATTAATGATACCTATGGTCATCAGGTAGGAGATTATGTCCTGAAAACAATAGCAAAAATAGTAAAAGAGAATATTCGGGACACAGATATATTTGCCAGATGGGGTGGTGAGGAATTTGTTATTATTGCCCCTGAAACTGATATAAGCGGAACAAGAATTTTAGCAGAGAAATTAAGAAAGAAAATTGAAGAGTATAACTTTGATAAAGTAGGAAAAGTAACATCAAGTTTCGGAGTTACAGAAGCAACTCCGGAAGATACTCCTGATAGTATTGTCCAAAGAGCAGACCAAGCACTTTATCTGGCCAAAGAAAAAGGTAGAAACAGGGTTGAGGTTATACTACCTGAGGTTTAA
- the argH gene encoding argininosuccinate lyase: MAEKLWGGRFSEGTDEFVEEFTESVSFDKELALYDIKGSIAHARMLGKQGIIPQEDAEKIIKGLEEIKKEIEEGKFQWKKELEDVHMNIEKALIEKIGDVGGKLHTGRSRNDQVITAFRLYLKEETNNIIQLLRQLKKALLEKAKETVDIVMPAYTHLQRAQPIRMAHYFLAYLEMYNRDEKRFSDTLKRIDQMPLGSGALAGVDFPIDREMTAKELGFSQIMRNSLDATASRDAIIEFLSDAAICMSNLSRQSEDLIIWNSTEFSFVELPDKLTTGSSIMPQKKNPDVLELIRGKTGRVYGDLVALLTIVKGLPMAYNRDLQEDKEPVFDAVRTLKGSIIGMTKIIEGLKPRKEVMEKAAGGFALATDLANYLVRKGMPFRQAHHVVGQIVGYLTQQNRELESITLDELKKFSPLFDEDALNILNPYYVADARKSYGGTAKERILEQIKYWEEKLQ, encoded by the coding sequence ATGGCAGAAAAATTATGGGGCGGTAGATTTTCAGAAGGAACTGATGAATTTGTTGAGGAGTTTACCGAAAGTGTTTCTTTTGATAAGGAACTGGCTTTATATGATATAAAAGGAAGTATAGCCCATGCCAGAATGCTGGGAAAACAGGGAATTATTCCACAGGAAGATGCAGAAAAAATAATAAAAGGTCTTGAAGAAATCAAAAAAGAGATAGAAGAAGGCAAATTCCAGTGGAAGAAAGAGCTTGAAGATGTTCACATGAATATTGAAAAGGCATTAATTGAAAAAATTGGTGATGTAGGAGGAAAACTCCACACAGGAAGAAGCCGAAACGACCAGGTAATAACAGCCTTCAGGCTGTATCTCAAAGAAGAAACAAACAATATAATCCAGCTTTTACGACAGCTAAAAAAAGCACTTTTAGAAAAAGCAAAAGAAACTGTTGATATAGTAATGCCTGCCTATACTCATTTGCAAAGGGCACAGCCAATAAGAATGGCACATTATTTTTTAGCTTATCTGGAAATGTATAACAGGGATGAGAAAAGATTTTCAGATACATTAAAACGTATAGACCAGATGCCTCTTGGAAGTGGAGCACTGGCAGGAGTTGATTTCCCAATAGATAGAGAGATGACTGCAAAAGAATTAGGATTTTCTCAAATCATGAGAAACTCCCTTGATGCTACAGCTTCAAGGGATGCAATAATTGAATTTTTATCTGATGCAGCGATTTGTATGTCTAACCTATCAAGACAATCAGAAGACCTAATAATATGGAATTCCACAGAATTCTCCTTTGTTGAACTTCCTGATAAGCTAACAACAGGCTCTTCAATAATGCCCCAGAAAAAAAATCCTGACGTTTTAGAGCTTATACGTGGAAAAACCGGAAGGGTCTATGGTGACTTAGTTGCACTCCTTACTATAGTAAAAGGTCTTCCAATGGCTTATAACAGAGACCTGCAGGAAGATAAAGAACCGGTTTTTGATGCAGTTAGAACCCTGAAAGGTTCAATAATAGGAATGACAAAGATAATAGAAGGTCTAAAACCAAGAAAAGAAGTTATGGAAAAAGCTGCAGGTGGATTTGCTTTGGCTACTGATCTTGCTAACTACCTTGTTAGAAAGGGAATGCCTTTTAGACAGGCACACCACGTTGTTGGACAGATAGTCGGTTATCTAACACAGCAAAACAGAGAACTGGAAAGTATTACACTGGACGAGCTTAAAAAGTTTTCGCCGCTTTTTGATGAAGATGCCCTTAATATCCTCAACCCTTATTATGTTGCAGATGCCAGAAAATCTTATGGCGGAACAGCGAAAGAAAGGATTTTAGAGCAGATTAAATACTGGGAAGAAAAATTACAATGA
- a CDS encoding nucleotidyltransferase domain-containing protein yields MNVRLLDWQIKAIKEAVQQVFGNEAKVYVFGSRANPEQKGGDIDILVLVPDLEDKYKKKNKLLAQLYKRLGERKIDLIITDSIKNDIEKEAVEKGVLL; encoded by the coding sequence ATGAACGTCAGGCTTTTAGACTGGCAGATAAAAGCTATAAAAGAAGCTGTCCAGCAGGTTTTTGGCAATGAAGCAAAAGTGTATGTATTTGGAAGCAGAGCAAATCCTGAGCAAAAAGGCGGAGATATAGATATTCTGGTGCTTGTTCCAGATTTGGAGGACAAATATAAGAAAAAAAATAAACTCTTAGCCCAGCTTTACAAAAGGCTTGGAGAAAGAAAAATAGATCTGATTATTACAGATAGCATTAAAAATGATATAGAAAAGGAGGCTGTAGAAAAAGGAGTTTTACTGTGA